The genome window TGAAGTAATGACGATATggatttcttatttttattaataagtaatCAATGACCCGGTGTTATCAagcacctacgtaggtttattgTAAGCAGACGTTTCTTTGTTTTGACTGCCGTTATCGTACCAATTGTTTAGGGAAATAATATTGGTGATCTCAATAGTAATCGATAGTTCGTGTGTATTAATTAACTTCGGCCATGTACTTGGTTAAAAAACGAACCTAGATAATTTTGCAAACGATTTCATCGGCGTGGAGACTGCTACTTTAGGCAGGTATAGGATTAACACACAAACGTCTTAAATGTGTTCCCTATGGTTCTACTTCTATACCTGGATAAAGACCCTGTGTCTCCAAGGGCCATCTTTCTCTATGCCATATTTCATCTTAATCAGTCCAGCAGTTTTAACGTTTAAGCGTAACAAAAAATCTCACTTTCGCTGTTACTTATAGATTTAGTAAGAGGTCTCTAGTTATTTAGATGCATCTTCACTAATTACAGAAAAGGTTACATTAAGCCACAAGTTACGtataattctgtctgtttgaGATTGTGAGCGATAGTCGCGTTAATTACTGTTTACATTAGAATAAGCGTTAATGTAcggattataataatatgatgttTATCTCTATGCTATTCATATCATTAATATGCTATTCTCTTttgtaatgtattttgttttctgtgctattatatatttttttaccatccGGGTCGTGATAATATAATCGTGTTCAGGTACACCTTTATAACTACGGTTACCTAATTAAATTCAGTCATAAAATTGCAGTGACATAAGAGTTTATTTAGTGGCATAATAATCCGTCAAATGgattgttaatttaaaaattgcatgTGGTATTTACTAACAGAAATCGTACATTGTATGGCCCGTATCGTTTGCCCACAAAGTATTGAGGAAAATAACTTTACTAtcggtaaattattttttgcaaaatctcCACAGTTCACTCATTACAGTTTACTCTTTAAAACCAAAAAGTATTTCTTTGCCTATCTCCaaactatttataaaatcagAAAATGGTTTAATTTGTACCAGAAAAAGATCAAACACCTCAGTATTTTGGCAGATCTTTTGTAACCCTGGCCTAGTTTAACTGTGAGTTTAGACGCATCGTAAAAGTAAGATAAAAGTCTGTTGTTAATAGCAGAATTAACGAAGATCTGTATCATTTTTAGGGTGtggtacccaaagggtaaaacgggatcctattgttttcgctcctctgtccgtccgtccgtccgtctgtcactaggctgtatctcatgaccgtgatagttagagagctgaaattgtCACAGAGTGTGTAtatctgttgccgctataacaacaaatattgaaagctagaagtaaataaatatttggggggctcccatacaacaaacgcattttttttgtccgttttataactaatggtacggaacccttcgtgcacgagtccgactcgcacttggccgatttttaccatatacatacacacatacatgaCAGTTTCTTACTATGAAAAGATGAGAACACTagaacattaaaacaaaatgggGAACGGTGTAGGTATACGGAGGCATACACCAGTGGCGCTTACTATTAGGCAGTCAGATATTGTAACTCCAAAACAGAGTTGAAAAGATCCTTTTTCTCGAAAATTCTTGATTACATGCACTTCCAGGATGCCCAAAATTGTTTGTTCCTAATGTTCTCACCTTGGGCATCAAGTCTACTTAAACCGATGAACAACTTCATCACGCAGCTCATTTGTAGACACTCTAGCACCGTCAAACAGATAAGTAGTTGAGTAGGTAGCTTTAACCTGTCTGTGTAGGAATGCAATTCAGCAATTCAGGTGGAAAAATGGTCGAGATATCGAAGAGTAGTGGTGGCTCTAGGGAAAAGCACCAGATTTCAAGTAATCAAAAGTCAGTTGATAATTTGATTAGTCTTAGTAATTTGTGTATCAATGGTGAAATTCGTTTGGATGTTTTACCCACGTCCTGGGCGATCTTTtcgggctatattttatccaagttCGTACGTATAGATATCGTAGCTTCCCAATAGTAGGAAAGAATAttacaaatcggttcattaTTGTTGAAGTACAAGTTTAGTTTTATCAAGTTAGGACTACAACTGCATATCCTCCAGGTATTTCACAGTTTTTGAGGTATCTTCCAGCAAATTCCTGACCTCAAGCATATCTTAAAGAGCAATAATCTCAAATGCTACTTCTCGCCAGTGTCAGGCGAACGATATAGCTGCGTAAATGAGTTTCCTCATTACAAGGCATCATGTCACCGCGGCCATCTTTGTTTGGTCTTTATCAGTTACGTCACATTTAGTTATTTTGacggttttatttgtattaagatTTTTCGTGATATGTGGGAAGGACACATTGTTTTGATATCATTTTCGTTTGTTGGAAAATGTTCTGTTCTATGTTTTTTGTGGCTTGAGTTATAAATCAATTTTGTAGATGCTGTTTGTTTGTATCTCTCGTTATTAAAaacatgttgtttttttattgcttttcgaAGAATACCGCTATTATGATTGATTAATGGACAATTCGACAGCATTCGTAGGTTTTTGCTGAGCAATTCTGCtattgtaagttttatttcattagcGTAATAAACTATGGATCTGAGTTTTTAATCCTGCAATCATTATAATGTAATCATCATACTgtgtgataaaatatagtaatcttatttaaaaagtacGAACACTGATTTGCGGTGACCATCGGGTTTTGAAATAGTCTACaattaacataaaacaaaaccatTATATTCATGTGTGCGTGTCGTGTAGGTCCTTGTTTTATGACTTCTTTGATAAATGGaatatctaatactgaaataataatgattaaaatcGGACCTGTAGTTCCCAAGGTAAGCGTGTACGATCATATAAAACGTCTTATGTAAATAACGTGCGCCATTCCAATTTGAATCACAGTAgtgcaaaaataaattcttgtcCATTACCAAAAAACTTCTTTCTGAAAGTCTTCTATATTTGAATGTCTTTTGTTTCCAGGACTCCCCTCCGCTCCCCGCGACGCAAATCGACGGCTCCCCGAAGGTTCGGCCGGTCGGAGTTCAGCATGGACGATGAAGACTACTCACCCAGCAACTCCGTCACATCGGTCAATTCCCTCGCCAGTCTACTTAGGGAGAAATTACAGGTAAACTATTTGAGCTGAAAAGTTTCACGTTTTATCTACTACCTATGTGTGTGACCTTTATTTTGCTTTGCAGTTTGCTTAGAATCAAGTATACCAATGATTGATAAATCAAGTAAAATGAGATTGAGATTCCCCTTAGCCGAGAAGAGTCAACTTGGATCATAATCTTTCAGACATACTTAcctgctttattttattaatgcatGGTAGAATCAAATCTactaaatatgattttaaaatatctccCATTTATGTAATTCTATACGTTATATCGAAAACAAGCAACAAGTTACATTTTCACTTCTCTGAAATCATAAAACATGTAGAgcgtttttaaataatattttttattattcccAGAGTATCCCCCAGAAAATTCGCAAGAAGCCGACAGATTACAAGCTACGCGCCTTCGTGGGTCTCATGTTCTTAGCCATCGTGTTCTTCGTGGGTTTCGCCTATGTGTTGTACCACCAGCAAGCGTTGACCAAGGCTTACTTCGACAACGTGCAGTTTAACGAGCCCAAGAGACTGCTTAGGATTTATAATAGAGATGATGTGGAGATTTTGAGGGCTAGTTTGGGTgaggatcttttatttttactatacctatttataataatgataaaaagtTCTGCAAGGTGCTACAGTTTTGTTTGAGTGTCTCTCAGCCCAAAAATGTTACTAACGTTGGGGCATCAAATGAATGTGACAATCTCTATCATTATATTGAACTCAATCTGAAGTTATCTTTGAGTTTCAATAGTATAACTCCTTGTACTAAAAATAAGTTACTTAAAGGGTTACGTTATTTTTCCAGCTGTGAACATCCAGGGCAAAGTAAATGCGTATCCTTGCCTACCTGAAGACCGACACAAAGATGGCTCCGAATGCCTGGAGTGGCTACATACCCTTCGATTCTACCTCAAGTCTCTCCCACACGACCCTGGCGTTGATAATACCACCTGTTATTCTGTGCACTGGAAGGCGTTGAGATCAGGTAAGCTGtactaattttttttataagtattttctaTGTCAATTGGGATTTTGCCAAATCCTTACGTCAACAGTGCGTCAACAACATCTTGTAGTATAATTGTTTCATCTTATCTTTGGCAAAGGTGTTGTAAACATCCGAATACAGATTACAACTGTTCTATATTAAGTTTCTCATTATCAAATCTCTTTTCAGATGTGTATCCGAATGACTGCTTCGACTGGAGTGCTACGAAAGTGCATTGGTATGGCGGTGGCCAGTCTTTGAACCTAACATGGCCATTAGACAGGGGATCGCTGGACTACACTCCTTTCATCACCGGTGATATGCAGAAGTCCCAATGGGGCAACGTCCTCACGCGATATTTCATCAACTCCAAAGGAGCTGCCATCATCATCGATGATGAAACTCCTCTCCACGTCTCAGTAAACAAAGGCGGCAAACAAATCTGCCTAAAATCAATGTTCCATGAGTTTGCTTACCCCAACAGATTAACTGAATTCCCCGAAATGAAATACAATATTTGCACATCTGAAGATATGGCATCACTGCACTCTTCGATTCACAGTCACCGCAGAGCACCTTTATGGGATGGCTTGAAGCCTGCTGACATGCAGACTCTAGAGTCTCTTATATCGGAACCGGTATGGCAAATAGCTCCAAGATTCAAAGACGAGTTACAAGCAGAAACCATCTCTAAGTACACTGAAGACGTAATTAATCTAGGATTCTTGAAACAGGGCCATGTACTGATCAATGAGCATTGGCAGAACGAAATAGGCGATCTATCTGTGGATAAGACCAGATTTGAAACATTGAATACGACAGTAGATAAATTGCATAGACGCGGGTTTAAAGTAGCGTTTACGATCCAGCCGTTTATTAGTACTGAAAGCAAGAATTTTGCAGAATGCGTACAGAAAAGATTGCTGATCAGTGAGAGAAACAGCGATAGACGTATACCAGCCTTAACTCGGTTTAAATCACTGGCTAGTGCTGGAGTATTAGATATTACAAATAACAGGTCCGTCCCTTGGTTCTTAGATAAACTGCAGGCAGTTATCGATGAGTACCACATCGACTCTTTCTTTTTGGACTTGGGAACAGCTTATGATATGCCCCATTATTTCCGCTGCGAACATCTTTTGACCAACCCTGATCAGTACAAGAAGATCTTCACAAAGATTTTCGAGAAGCTATTGAGCATTATTGGTGTTTCTTCAGCAGTGTCTTTACCCCGTCCACCTATTTTTGTATCTTTACCACCTTTTGAGTCGACTTGGGAAGCTTTAAGGCTGGTTATACCAACAATGCTGACTTACGGAGTCAATGGCTTTCCGTTCATAATGCCGGGAGCCGTTGGAGGTGATATCTACTGGCCCGGAAGTGAGCAGTTCCTACCATCTTCTAAAGGATTAGTAGAAACAGTGAATGCTACTCAAGAGAATGGAATAGAGTTGCCAGAGAGGGAGTTGTACATGAGATGGCTGCAGATGGCGACGTTCTTGCCAGTAATGAAGTTCACCCACTTGCCGAGCAAGTATAATGATGAAAGAGTTTTGGAGATGGCGAAGAATTTGACGTCGTTGAGACAGAGAATGGTTAGTAtctaagtagttttttttttgttataaagatCAGGTTAGCGGGTATATGAAATTTGCTTGAAGAAACCAATGTAAAACCTTGTAATAATGAATGTCTTTATCTCACTTTTGTTACTGTTTTCAACATCAACAGCAGTTTCTTGTTCAAGCTAAACCACCACCTACTTAGTCCCAACCACTACTTATTCATCTCGTTATATTCCAGGTAACACCTCTCCTCTTGAAGTATAAACGCGAAGCTCTAGAAGAAGGTCTGCCCCTCATCCGTCCGCTGTGGCTGCTGAGCGGCAGCGACACAGCTCCCATGCCTGTTCCCGATGAGTTCGCTATCGGCGGAGAGATTGTCGTCGCTCCCGTCCTGGAGCGGGGACAGACGTCTAGAGATGGTATGTGTTATATCATGTAGTTACTCCTCCTATTGTAGTACTCCTTTGttcactcccttatgtactacccttatacactcccttatgtactgcccttatatACCCCCTCATGTACTATACTTCTGTACCTACtaccctatatactcccttatgtatctACTACCACTATGTTCTCCCTTGTTATTGGCCCGAAAGGGATTCGGTTGAATGTGCAACCCCTTTTTAGGGCTCAGGGATCTATAATTTCGAAATGGTTCCTTCTATCGCTTTTTATAAAtctcctttatttttatttttcagtatatCTCCCTACGGGATTATGGCAGGACGGTATCGACGGATCACTCCGCAAGGGTAACCGCTGGATGCACGAGTACAAAGTTCCTATCGACAAAGTCGCCTATTTCGTTCGAAAACCAGATGACATGAGATTCTAATAGTATTTGCTTGGATAAATAATTGACTGTGTAAAACAGTGAATTTGGGAATGTATTTGGTAGCGTGGTGAGTTGGAAAATTCCAGAACAAAAATGTTCTGTGGAGGAgtgtgtaaacattttatatgaacTTGAAAACTAATTTAGTTTACCGGTAGTGCCTTTGTCTGCCTTTGGTAAGGTATTGATAGGCAATGTGATTGCAGTATAGCTTTTCAAAAATGTCGAAACTATACCTCCATAGTAtatattttccattttattttcaaaatgaaaatggAAGTGAACATTTGCCATAACAGTTCGTTCATTTAATTGgattttattcataataaagtcccataaaatgttttctatGCTTGATTGGCTATAAAACCATTGCAGTAAACGTGAGTATTTTTCATCGTAAAGTctccaattttattttacgtttataattgaacattccattcatcgctttcaattaattatttaagtgTATTGTGATATTTCGTctgttatgtaaaaaatacattgttaaTGTCTAGTCGTCACAAATGaaaaatgcaatattttaaaCTTCTAGCTAAGTTTTCTGAACAACGATCTGATATCAAGAGTTTGAAAGTACAATTTGCCAAAAGaagcttatttttaatattataaaataataaaataaaccagaATAAATGCATATCTAACAACATTCCTAGAAAATTAGTATCTATCTGTAGAGTTATGcttataattttgaatgtatctttgtttagaaaataatttgtaaggCTAGTTGCCAGTATGTAGTTCTAATTTCCTCGAtacgtttaaaattaattttgcccaaatacagtttataattagtgaaaaataaatgtataatttattaatttaatttatagctAGATAGTATGTTATATACAGCGTGTTTTTTCAACAACGCcccgaaaataaaaacatt of Helicoverpa zea isolate HzStark_Cry1AcR chromosome 15, ilHelZeax1.1, whole genome shotgun sequence contains these proteins:
- the LOC124636954 gene encoding myogenesis-regulating glycosidase isoform X1; amino-acid sequence: MENKDKVSKDIEKGLNSPELKRNEDIPYVDDFIELNLVKPDEPIPPRRTKNEKENGDVQVPEKDRKLHASDLGEVHSSPNNDTIIVNTPEGTLYITLEPDSAKSSKPTSPTTESTDLDITPSTSKSSGAAESEELIRKEREAMEQRKMSLRRNSISMPTLQNLELEVLKQQYINNPQDEIPEHHQSTASGFSDGDNTADDHTEVLSDDERSKTPLRSPRRKSTAPRRFGRSEFSMDDEDYSPSNSVTSVNSLASLLREKLQSIPQKIRKKPTDYKLRAFVGLMFLAIVFFVGFAYVLYHQQALTKAYFDNVQFNEPKRLLRIYNRDDVEILRASLAVNIQGKVNAYPCLPEDRHKDGSECLEWLHTLRFYLKSLPHDPGVDNTTCYSVHWKALRSDVYPNDCFDWSATKVHWYGGGQSLNLTWPLDRGSLDYTPFITGDMQKSQWGNVLTRYFINSKGAAIIIDDETPLHVSVNKGGKQICLKSMFHEFAYPNRLTEFPEMKYNICTSEDMASLHSSIHSHRRAPLWDGLKPADMQTLESLISEPVWQIAPRFKDELQAETISKYTEDVINLGFLKQGHVLINEHWQNEIGDLSVDKTRFETLNTTVDKLHRRGFKVAFTIQPFISTESKNFAECVQKRLLISERNSDRRIPALTRFKSLASAGVLDITNNRSVPWFLDKLQAVIDEYHIDSFFLDLGTAYDMPHYFRCEHLLTNPDQYKKIFTKIFEKLLSIIGVSSAVSLPRPPIFVSLPPFESTWEALRLVIPTMLTYGVNGFPFIMPGAVGGDIYWPGSEQFLPSSKGLVETVNATQENGIELPERELYMRWLQMATFLPVMKFTHLPSKYNDERVLEMAKNLTSLRQRMVTPLLLKYKREALEEGLPLIRPLWLLSGSDTAPMPVPDEFAIGGEIVVAPVLERGQTSRDVYLPTGLWQDGIDGSLRKGNRWMHEYKVPIDKVAYFVRKPDDMRF
- the LOC124636954 gene encoding myogenesis-regulating glycosidase isoform X2 → MRVRKKPDLRLDIPSYPHDYVEMPPETRQKIEEVLRNSVSPSIDVKVETPSTSNTGSPDDIREGTRTPEVRIVGPEDVKVENEKTPPKEKSPEVDSPIVYRKLQRVEDTTSNENNSEKQDKKDVLNIPEHHQSTASGFSDGDNTADDHTEVLSDDERSKTPLRSPRRKSTAPRRFGRSEFSMDDEDYSPSNSVTSVNSLASLLREKLQSIPQKIRKKPTDYKLRAFVGLMFLAIVFFVGFAYVLYHQQALTKAYFDNVQFNEPKRLLRIYNRDDVEILRASLAVNIQGKVNAYPCLPEDRHKDGSECLEWLHTLRFYLKSLPHDPGVDNTTCYSVHWKALRSDVYPNDCFDWSATKVHWYGGGQSLNLTWPLDRGSLDYTPFITGDMQKSQWGNVLTRYFINSKGAAIIIDDETPLHVSVNKGGKQICLKSMFHEFAYPNRLTEFPEMKYNICTSEDMASLHSSIHSHRRAPLWDGLKPADMQTLESLISEPVWQIAPRFKDELQAETISKYTEDVINLGFLKQGHVLINEHWQNEIGDLSVDKTRFETLNTTVDKLHRRGFKVAFTIQPFISTESKNFAECVQKRLLISERNSDRRIPALTRFKSLASAGVLDITNNRSVPWFLDKLQAVIDEYHIDSFFLDLGTAYDMPHYFRCEHLLTNPDQYKKIFTKIFEKLLSIIGVSSAVSLPRPPIFVSLPPFESTWEALRLVIPTMLTYGVNGFPFIMPGAVGGDIYWPGSEQFLPSSKGLVETVNATQENGIELPERELYMRWLQMATFLPVMKFTHLPSKYNDERVLEMAKNLTSLRQRMVTPLLLKYKREALEEGLPLIRPLWLLSGSDTAPMPVPDEFAIGGEIVVAPVLERGQTSRDVYLPTGLWQDGIDGSLRKGNRWMHEYKVPIDKVAYFVRKPDDMRF
- the LOC124636954 gene encoding myogenesis-regulating glycosidase isoform X3; protein product: MNNESKFSAFAQTFKYRSPLWIESDSDVSKSSDSRDRGNGGLCNSDDSIGCHSSDSSGSINNFLDSKIPEHHQSTASGFSDGDNTADDHTEVLSDDERSKTPLRSPRRKSTAPRRFGRSEFSMDDEDYSPSNSVTSVNSLASLLREKLQSIPQKIRKKPTDYKLRAFVGLMFLAIVFFVGFAYVLYHQQALTKAYFDNVQFNEPKRLLRIYNRDDVEILRASLAVNIQGKVNAYPCLPEDRHKDGSECLEWLHTLRFYLKSLPHDPGVDNTTCYSVHWKALRSDVYPNDCFDWSATKVHWYGGGQSLNLTWPLDRGSLDYTPFITGDMQKSQWGNVLTRYFINSKGAAIIIDDETPLHVSVNKGGKQICLKSMFHEFAYPNRLTEFPEMKYNICTSEDMASLHSSIHSHRRAPLWDGLKPADMQTLESLISEPVWQIAPRFKDELQAETISKYTEDVINLGFLKQGHVLINEHWQNEIGDLSVDKTRFETLNTTVDKLHRRGFKVAFTIQPFISTESKNFAECVQKRLLISERNSDRRIPALTRFKSLASAGVLDITNNRSVPWFLDKLQAVIDEYHIDSFFLDLGTAYDMPHYFRCEHLLTNPDQYKKIFTKIFEKLLSIIGVSSAVSLPRPPIFVSLPPFESTWEALRLVIPTMLTYGVNGFPFIMPGAVGGDIYWPGSEQFLPSSKGLVETVNATQENGIELPERELYMRWLQMATFLPVMKFTHLPSKYNDERVLEMAKNLTSLRQRMVTPLLLKYKREALEEGLPLIRPLWLLSGSDTAPMPVPDEFAIGGEIVVAPVLERGQTSRDVYLPTGLWQDGIDGSLRKGNRWMHEYKVPIDKVAYFVRKPDDMRF
- the LOC124636954 gene encoding myogenesis-regulating glycosidase isoform X4 → MRGSWRKDEFESIPLTQIPEHHQSTASGFSDGDNTADDHTEVLSDDERSKTPLRSPRRKSTAPRRFGRSEFSMDDEDYSPSNSVTSVNSLASLLREKLQSIPQKIRKKPTDYKLRAFVGLMFLAIVFFVGFAYVLYHQQALTKAYFDNVQFNEPKRLLRIYNRDDVEILRASLAVNIQGKVNAYPCLPEDRHKDGSECLEWLHTLRFYLKSLPHDPGVDNTTCYSVHWKALRSDVYPNDCFDWSATKVHWYGGGQSLNLTWPLDRGSLDYTPFITGDMQKSQWGNVLTRYFINSKGAAIIIDDETPLHVSVNKGGKQICLKSMFHEFAYPNRLTEFPEMKYNICTSEDMASLHSSIHSHRRAPLWDGLKPADMQTLESLISEPVWQIAPRFKDELQAETISKYTEDVINLGFLKQGHVLINEHWQNEIGDLSVDKTRFETLNTTVDKLHRRGFKVAFTIQPFISTESKNFAECVQKRLLISERNSDRRIPALTRFKSLASAGVLDITNNRSVPWFLDKLQAVIDEYHIDSFFLDLGTAYDMPHYFRCEHLLTNPDQYKKIFTKIFEKLLSIIGVSSAVSLPRPPIFVSLPPFESTWEALRLVIPTMLTYGVNGFPFIMPGAVGGDIYWPGSEQFLPSSKGLVETVNATQENGIELPERELYMRWLQMATFLPVMKFTHLPSKYNDERVLEMAKNLTSLRQRMVTPLLLKYKREALEEGLPLIRPLWLLSGSDTAPMPVPDEFAIGGEIVVAPVLERGQTSRDVYLPTGLWQDGIDGSLRKGNRWMHEYKVPIDKVAYFVRKPDDMRF